A stretch of Clostridium sp. BJN0001 DNA encodes these proteins:
- a CDS encoding ribonuclease H-like domain-containing protein: MIIRENSISAEKYFDKYMIKSKDKDYSPEDLIFFDLEHYVYKKPKCIGVFGASVYDKSKKEMLVTQYMIEDRYESIDILYLAEKYFERMHEKGKKAIVTFSGNNDFTVINYLFKENGINYDFNKKFDSIDIQKEYEKEKTTSIGLKNLEKVFNIIREGEVISGSNLAKTFQKIMKDRDYFKRIPKEKVEKILLYNEQDVVNLYNIYINWKRYMINDEKTEEE; encoded by the coding sequence GTGATTATACGTGAAAATTCTATTAGTGCAGAGAAATATTTTGATAAATATATGATAAAATCTAAAGATAAGGATTACAGTCCTGAGGATCTTATATTTTTCGATTTGGAACATTATGTGTATAAAAAACCAAAGTGTATTGGAGTCTTTGGTGCAAGTGTATATGATAAATCAAAAAAAGAAATGCTTGTAACACAATATATGATAGAAGATAGGTATGAATCCATAGATATATTATATCTTGCTGAAAAATATTTCGAGAGGATGCATGAAAAAGGAAAAAAAGCTATAGTCACTTTTTCTGGGAATAACGATTTTACTGTTATTAATTATTTATTTAAAGAAAATGGAATAAATTATGATTTTAATAAGAAATTCGATTCTATAGATATTCAGAAAGAGTATGAAAAAGAAAAAACTACGTCGATAGGATTAAAAAATTTGGAAAAAGTTTTTAATATTATAAGAGAAGGCGAAGTTATAAGCGGCTCTAATCTAGCAAAAACATTTCAGAAGATAATGAAAGATAGAGATTATTTTAAAAGAATACCAAAAGAAAAAGTTGAAAAAATACTTTTATACAACGAGCAGGATGTTGTTAATCTTTATAACATTTATATAAATTGGAAAAGATATATGATTAATGATGAAAAAACGGAAGAAGAATAA
- a CDS encoding glycoside hydrolase family 13 protein produces MDKRAIYHILDTPYAYGKDKNTLSVMIRTAKSDIKECIIHYKDRYDWDNDFIKKEMILKDTDELFDYFTSDLKVYKDRYRYFFELTDFNGETLFLDERGFRDDNIEVKEATAFQYPYIAQADVYEEEKWLQEAVVYQIFVDRFYNGDKTNDPECVKKWGDKVDRYSMFGGDLQGIIDKLDYLKDLGVDLLYLTPIFKSSSNHKYNTCDYYSIDQQFGDLETAKKLVSECHKRNIKIVFDAVFNHSGSDFFAFKDIIKNGEKSKYKDWYFIDNFPVDTKKINYYTFANDVYDMPKFNTNNEEVKKYLLDVSKYWIEEVNADGWRLDVCDEVDHDFWRSFKKVVKKKKKGAIIIGEIMHEASSFLKGDQLDGIMNYPFKGACVDFFANRSIDVVKFNNVLAKNRTIYMQSITKQMWNLVGSHDTKRFLTECDEHIERMLLAILFQFTYMGVPYIYYGDEVGLTGAEEPQSRKCMIWDEKHQNTNLMDMYKKLIKIRRENKELIYGDYETLYCDKNVLAFKREYNGDLSVVIINNNYDKNNININLNGEFHDLISDQKVTINNEIELEPMKGYILKIK; encoded by the coding sequence ATGGATAAAAGAGCAATTTATCATATATTAGATACCCCATATGCGTATGGAAAAGATAAAAATACTTTATCAGTAATGATAAGGACTGCAAAAAGTGATATAAAGGAATGTATAATTCACTATAAAGATAGATATGACTGGGATAATGATTTTATAAAGAAAGAAATGATTCTTAAAGATACGGATGAATTATTTGATTATTTTACTTCAGATTTAAAAGTATATAAAGATAGATACAGATATTTCTTTGAACTTACTGATTTTAATGGAGAAACTTTATTCTTAGATGAAAGAGGATTTAGAGACGATAATATTGAAGTAAAAGAAGCTACAGCTTTTCAGTATCCATATATAGCACAAGCGGATGTTTATGAGGAAGAAAAATGGCTTCAAGAAGCTGTTGTATATCAAATATTTGTTGATAGATTTTATAATGGAGATAAGACAAATGATCCAGAATGTGTAAAAAAATGGGGAGACAAAGTTGACAGATATTCTATGTTTGGTGGAGACCTTCAAGGAATAATAGATAAGCTTGATTATTTAAAAGATTTAGGAGTAGATCTTTTGTATCTTACACCAATATTTAAATCATCATCAAACCATAAGTATAATACATGCGATTATTATAGTATAGATCAGCAGTTTGGAGATTTAGAAACAGCTAAAAAACTTGTATCTGAGTGTCATAAAAGAAATATTAAGATAGTATTTGATGCAGTATTTAATCATTCAGGAAGTGATTTCTTCGCTTTTAAAGATATTATTAAAAATGGCGAAAAATCAAAATATAAGGACTGGTACTTCATAGATAATTTCCCTGTTGACACAAAAAAGATAAATTATTACACATTTGCAAATGATGTTTATGATATGCCTAAATTTAATACTAATAATGAAGAAGTAAAGAAATATCTTCTTGATGTTTCAAAGTATTGGATTGAAGAAGTAAATGCAGATGGATGGAGATTAGATGTATGTGATGAAGTTGACCATGATTTTTGGAGAAGCTTCAAAAAAGTTGTAAAGAAGAAGAAAAAAGGAGCAATAATAATTGGAGAGATAATGCATGAGGCAAGTTCTTTCTTAAAAGGAGATCAGCTTGATGGAATAATGAATTATCCCTTTAAAGGAGCTTGTGTTGATTTCTTTGCAAATAGAAGTATAGATGTAGTTAAATTTAATAATGTACTTGCTAAAAATAGAACAATATATATGCAAAGCATCACAAAACAGATGTGGAATCTTGTAGGAAGTCATGATACAAAAAGATTTTTAACAGAATGTGATGAGCATATAGAAAGAATGCTTCTTGCAATTTTATTCCAGTTTACTTATATGGGAGTGCCTTATATATATTATGGAGATGAAGTAGGACTTACAGGTGCTGAAGAGCCTCAGTCAAGAAAATGTATGATCTGGGATGAAAAACATCAAAATACTAATCTTATGGATATGTATAAGAAACTTATTAAAATAAGAAGAGAAAATAAAGAACTTATCTATGGTGATTATGAAACTTTATACTGTGATAAGAATGTATTGGCATTTAAGAGAGAATATAATGGCGATTTATCAGTTGTAATTATAAATAATAATTATGATAAGAATAATATAAATATTAATTTAAACGGTGAATTCCATGATTTAATTTCTGATCAAAAAGTAACTATCAATAATGAAATAGAACTTGAACCTATGAAAGGATATATTTTAAAAATTAAATAA
- the gltX gene encoding glutamate--tRNA ligase codes for MAAKIRTRFAPSPTGYMHVGNLRTALYAYLIAKHEDGDFILRIEDTDQERLVEGAVDIIYDTLKVTGLKHDEGPDVGGPVGPYVQSKRKDIYLKYAKQLVDKGEAYYCFCTKERLDMLRENAEALKRPFKYDKHCARLTKEQVQENLDKGLPYVIRQNNPTTGTTSFEDVIYGKITVDNSELEDMILIKSDGLPTYNFANVVDDHLMGITHVVRGCEYLSSSPKYNRLYAAFGWPVPIYVHCPPIMKDEHNKLSKRNGDASFGDLLDKGYLKEAVLNYIALLGWNDGSNNEIFSLEELIKAFDFHDISKSPAIFDSKKLKWMNGEYIRKLSLEEFHEKAVPEYKKVLKKDFDFKLLSELLHTRCELLSDIPEQIDFLQELPEYSTDLYVHKKMKSTIESSLDNIKKSLPIIEAIDEKDWTLDNLHEKIFALIKDLGVKNGQMLWPIRTALSGKSFTPGGAFEIAELLGKEETLKRLNKGIELLEKAN; via the coding sequence ATGGCAGCAAAAATTAGAACAAGATTTGCACCTAGCCCTACTGGTTATATGCATGTAGGTAATTTAAGAACAGCTTTATATGCATATCTTATAGCTAAACATGAAGATGGAGACTTTATTTTAAGAATAGAGGATACCGATCAAGAAAGATTAGTTGAAGGTGCTGTAGATATTATATATGATACTTTAAAAGTAACTGGTCTTAAACATGATGAAGGCCCTGACGTTGGAGGTCCTGTTGGTCCTTACGTTCAAAGTAAAAGAAAAGATATCTATTTAAAATATGCTAAACAGCTTGTTGATAAGGGTGAAGCTTATTACTGTTTTTGTACAAAAGAAAGACTTGATATGCTTCGTGAAAATGCTGAAGCATTAAAAAGACCTTTTAAATATGATAAACATTGTGCAAGACTTACAAAGGAGCAAGTTCAGGAAAACTTAGACAAAGGACTTCCTTATGTTATAAGACAAAATAATCCTACAACAGGAACTACTTCATTTGAAGATGTTATTTATGGAAAAATAACAGTTGATAATTCAGAACTTGAAGATATGATTCTTATTAAATCAGACGGTCTTCCTACATATAATTTTGCCAATGTTGTTGATGATCATCTTATGGGAATTACTCATGTTGTAAGAGGATGTGAATATCTTTCTTCATCACCTAAATACAACAGATTATATGCAGCTTTTGGATGGCCAGTACCAATTTATGTACACTGTCCTCCAATAATGAAAGATGAACATAATAAGCTTTCAAAGAGAAATGGTGATGCTTCATTCGGAGATCTTTTAGACAAAGGATATTTAAAAGAAGCTGTTTTAAACTATATAGCTCTTCTTGGATGGAATGATGGATCAAATAATGAAATATTCTCATTAGAAGAACTTATTAAAGCATTCGATTTCCATGATATAAGTAAATCACCAGCTATTTTCGATAGCAAAAAATTAAAATGGATGAATGGAGAATACATAAGAAAGCTTTCTCTTGAAGAATTCCATGAAAAAGCTGTTCCAGAATATAAGAAAGTTTTAAAGAAGGATTTTGATTTCAAATTATTATCTGAACTTCTTCATACAAGATGTGAACTTTTATCAGATATACCAGAACAGATAGATTTTCTTCAAGAGCTTCCTGAATATTCTACAGATCTTTATGTTCATAAGAAGATGAAATCAACTATTGAATCTTCACTTGACAACATAAAGAAATCTCTTCCAATAATAGAAGCTATAGATGAAAAAGACTGGACTTTAGATAATCTTCACGAAAAGATTTTTGCACTTATTAAAGATCTTGGAGTTAAAAACGGACAAATGTTATGGCCTATAAGAACAGCTCTTTCTGGTAAATCATTCACACCAGGTGGTGCTTTTGAAATAGCTGAACTTCTTGGAAAAGAAGAAACATTAAAAAGACTTAATAAAGGTATTGAACTTTTAGAAAAAGCAAATTAA
- a CDS encoding HAD-IB family hydrolase, with translation MANVAAFFDLDGTLYREGLITEMFKKMVKYEIIPPERWYNEVRPYYIQWDRRQGDYDSYLLKMVEIYVDTIKGFQKSNLSYIAEKVVEQKGDRVYTYTRDRIRWHKNKNHKLIIISGSPSSLVEQMAEKYGFTDYIGSKYVYDKKTMRFTGEVIPMWDGKSKSEAIKKLVDRYDISLKDSFAYGDTSGDFEMFKSVGYPSCINPTKELLNMIVEDKALKDKINVIVERKDVIYNIDIENIQFK, from the coding sequence ATGGCTAATGTTGCAGCATTTTTTGATTTGGATGGAACTTTGTATAGAGAAGGTTTAATCACAGAAATGTTTAAAAAGATGGTGAAGTATGAAATAATTCCTCCAGAAAGATGGTATAATGAAGTAAGACCGTATTATATTCAGTGGGATAGAAGACAAGGAGATTATGATTCGTATCTTTTAAAAATGGTTGAAATATATGTTGATACTATAAAAGGATTCCAAAAGTCTAATTTGTCATATATTGCAGAAAAAGTTGTTGAGCAAAAAGGTGACAGAGTATATACGTATACAAGAGATCGAATAAGATGGCACAAAAATAAAAATCATAAACTCATTATAATATCAGGTTCTCCATCGTCTTTAGTAGAGCAGATGGCAGAAAAATATGGATTTACAGATTATATAGGTTCTAAATATGTTTATGATAAAAAAACTATGCGTTTTACAGGAGAAGTCATTCCGATGTGGGATGGAAAGAGCAAGTCAGAAGCTATAAAAAAATTAGTAGATAGATATGATATTTCTCTTAAAGATAGTTTTGCATATGGTGATACATCTGGAGATTTTGAAATGTTTAAGTCTGTTGGATATCCATCTTGTATAAATCCTACAAAAGAACTTCTTAATATGATTGTAGAAGATAAAGCTTTAAAAGATAAAATCAATGTCATAGTTGAAAGAAAAGATGTTATCTATAACATTGACATTGAGAATATACAGTTCAAGTAA
- a CDS encoding nitroreductase family protein — translation MTEFMDLIEKRQSVRNYSDKDIEKEKLIKCIEAARLAPSACNAQPWHFHLVIDKEKVEKVSEYVQDKVMNKFASKSKAFVIVTEERGKVISRFGGAIKNQDYRSVDIGIATEHICLEAAEMGIGTCIMGWFNEKKIKNLLNIPFSKRVRLVISFGYDNKGILRKKIRKPLEEILDII, via the coding sequence ATGACAGAGTTTATGGACCTTATAGAAAAAAGACAGAGTGTACGTAATTACAGTGATAAAGATATTGAAAAAGAAAAGCTTATAAAATGTATTGAAGCAGCAAGGCTTGCGCCTTCTGCATGCAATGCACAGCCATGGCATTTTCATCTTGTAATTGATAAAGAAAAAGTAGAAAAAGTTTCAGAGTATGTTCAGGATAAAGTAATGAATAAATTTGCTTCAAAAAGCAAAGCTTTTGTTATAGTAACAGAAGAAAGAGGAAAAGTCATATCAAGATTTGGCGGTGCTATAAAAAATCAGGATTATAGAAGTGTTGATATAGGAATTGCTACAGAACATATATGCCTTGAAGCTGCAGAGATGGGAATAGGAACATGCATTATGGGATGGTTTAATGAAAAGAAAATAAAAAATCTTCTTAATATTCCATTTTCAAAAAGAGTAAGACTTGTTATATCATTTGGATATGATAATAAAGGTATACTAAGAAAAAAAATAAGAAAACCACTTGAAGAAATATTAGATATAATTTAA
- a CDS encoding substrate-binding domain-containing protein yields the protein MSSECKKIAFFTYNLRGEYYLRLFDGFISQLVNTKYRILLFMQEKNKDFDIIKIIKENDIDGAIIVNLHLDDKYIKIMIKKMKDTKFVFLDNEIFDKNVSSVLIDNKEAVNIALKYFLSLNHKKIACIRSGFGNEDSIRFRYYREFLKENNIKYNENIVFNCFYSEADACREIKRSFLSFKNQIDSIFCTNDNMALGAIKALAEIGYDVPKDVSVIGFDDMRFSKFYNPSITTIHNPIFEIGKTSISEVIRLLEENDIGRIILLKPSLIKRNSCQKILKQN from the coding sequence ATGAGTAGTGAATGTAAAAAAATAGCTTTTTTTACATACAATTTACGAGGAGAATATTATTTGAGATTGTTTGATGGATTTATTTCACAACTTGTAAATACAAAATATAGAATTCTCTTATTTATGCAGGAAAAAAATAAAGATTTTGATATAATAAAAATAATTAAAGAAAATGATATAGATGGAGCAATTATTGTAAATTTGCATTTAGATGATAAGTACATTAAAATAATGATAAAAAAAATGAAAGATACAAAGTTTGTATTTTTAGATAATGAAATTTTTGATAAAAATGTTTCTAGTGTACTTATTGATAACAAAGAAGCAGTAAATATTGCGTTAAAGTATTTTTTATCTTTAAATCATAAAAAAATTGCATGCATAAGGAGCGGATTTGGAAATGAGGATTCAATAAGGTTTAGATATTATAGAGAATTTTTAAAAGAAAATAATATTAAATATAATGAAAATATTGTTTTTAATTGTTTTTACAGTGAAGCTGATGCATGTAGAGAAATAAAAAGAAGTTTTTTATCTTTTAAAAATCAAATTGATTCTATATTTTGTACTAATGATAATATGGCTCTTGGAGCGATAAAAGCTTTAGCTGAAATCGGGTATGATGTTCCAAAAGATGTAAGTGTAATTGGATTTGACGATATGAGATTTTCAAAATTTTATAATCCATCTATTACAACTATACACAATCCTATATTTGAAATAGGAAAGACTTCAATTAGCGAGGTTATACGGCTTTTAGAAGAAAATGATATAGGAAGGATAATACTGCTTAAACCTTCATTAATTAAAAGAAATTCATGTCAAAAAATTTTAAAGCAAAATTGA
- the hydF gene encoding [FeFe] hydrogenase H-cluster maturation GTPase HydF has product MNNTPNANRKHISIFGKTNSGKSSLMNKITGQDISVVSKKEGTTTDPVMKAMELIPAGPVLFIDTAGIGDTTELGKIRINKTFDILKRTDIAVYLSDINDIDEDEMKSMILNFKKYNIPYILVFNKVESVSEDILEKVKSDFSKALFISVSEDSGIEELKKKISDIIMQDEEEPSLISGLVEYGSKVILVVPVDSEAPKGRLILPQVQCLRDLLDNGIKSYVLRDTELESALSDIKPALVITDSQAFKKVSEIVPKDINITGFSMLFARQKGDIKEYLKGADAIKNLKKCDNVLITECCTHNVSHEDIGRVKIPSMLKKYVGGDLNITFMHGHDFDFDVQKYKLIIHCGACMVNRKTVINRINLCKEKNVPITNYGVALSFLTGTLDRSRKIFSDLD; this is encoded by the coding sequence ATGAATAATACACCTAATGCAAATAGAAAACATATTTCTATTTTTGGAAAAACTAATTCTGGAAAATCATCACTTATGAATAAGATAACTGGTCAGGATATATCTGTAGTTTCAAAAAAAGAAGGTACTACAACAGACCCTGTAATGAAAGCAATGGAACTTATTCCAGCAGGTCCAGTTTTATTTATTGATACAGCAGGTATAGGTGATACTACTGAACTTGGAAAAATAAGAATTAATAAGACATTTGATATATTAAAGAGAACAGATATAGCAGTTTATCTATCTGATATAAATGATATTGATGAAGATGAAATGAAAAGTATGATTCTTAATTTTAAAAAGTATAATATACCTTATATTTTAGTTTTCAATAAAGTGGAATCTGTTTCTGAAGATATATTAGAAAAAGTTAAAAGTGATTTTTCAAAAGCTCTATTTATTTCTGTTTCTGAAGATAGTGGAATTGAGGAGCTTAAGAAAAAAATTTCAGATATAATTATGCAGGATGAAGAGGAACCATCATTAATTTCAGGGCTTGTTGAATATGGTTCAAAAGTAATATTAGTTGTGCCTGTTGATTCAGAAGCACCTAAAGGACGACTTATTCTTCCACAGGTTCAATGTTTAAGAGACCTTTTAGATAATGGAATAAAAAGCTATGTCCTGCGTGATACAGAACTTGAATCTGCGCTTTCAGATATTAAACCAGCACTTGTTATAACAGATTCACAGGCATTTAAAAAAGTTTCTGAAATTGTACCAAAAGATATTAATATTACAGGATTTTCTATGCTTTTTGCAAGACAAAAAGGTGATATAAAAGAATATTTAAAAGGTGCAGATGCTATAAAAAATTTAAAAAAGTGCGATAATGTACTTATAACAGAATGTTGTACACATAATGTTTCACATGAAGATATAGGAAGAGTAAAGATACCTAGTATGCTTAAAAAGTATGTAGGTGGAGACCTTAATATAACATTTATGCATGGACACGATTTTGATTTTGATGTTCAAAAATATAAACTTATAATACATTGTGGTGCATGCATGGTTAATAGAAAAACTGTAATTAATAGAATAAATTTATGCAAGGAAAAAAATGTACCAATTACAAACTATGGAGTAGCATTATCTTTTCTTACAGGAACATTAGATAGAAGCAGAAAAATTTTTTCTGATTTAGATTAA
- a CDS encoding AAA family ATPase → MDYISRYGMDFNPFIKNSKEIVVETSDYKEVICRLNYLLNNKGFGILTGGPGRGKTTIIRNWSNSLNSSLYKVIYSSLSTLTVAEFYKNMAAQLGLEPMCRKIDNFKIIQNEITRYSVEKRITPVIIIDEANYVSNGILNDLKMLFNFDMDSRDRAIVLLVGLPQLNNTMRLVANEPLRQRITMNYNLDNLTKSETKDYILAKLTGAKCNTDIFDDTALEAIANASNGVPRIVNKICDSSLMIGNTKNMNTIDSDIIMLAVNETELG, encoded by the coding sequence ATGGATTATATAAGTAGATATGGAATGGATTTTAATCCGTTTATAAAAAATTCTAAGGAAATAGTAGTAGAAACTTCTGACTATAAAGAAGTTATTTGTAGACTTAATTATTTACTTAATAATAAAGGTTTCGGAATCCTGACCGGAGGTCCAGGGCGAGGTAAAACTACAATAATAAGAAACTGGTCTAATAGCCTTAATTCATCACTTTATAAAGTTATTTATAGTTCCCTTTCTACACTTACTGTTGCAGAATTTTATAAAAATATGGCTGCCCAGCTTGGACTAGAGCCAATGTGCAGAAAAATTGATAATTTCAAAATTATCCAAAATGAAATAACTAGATATTCAGTTGAAAAACGTATAACTCCTGTAATAATTATTGATGAAGCTAATTATGTAAGTAATGGAATACTTAATGATTTAAAAATGCTTTTTAATTTTGACATGGATTCAAGAGATCGTGCAATAGTACTTCTTGTGGGGCTTCCTCAGTTAAATAATACCATGAGGCTAGTTGCTAATGAGCCTTTAAGACAACGTATAACAATGAATTATAATTTAGATAATCTCACAAAATCAGAAACTAAAGACTATATATTAGCAAAGCTTACTGGTGCTAAATGTAATACTGATATTTTTGATGATACCGCTCTTGAAGCAATTGCTAACGCTTCGAACGGAGTTCCTAGAATTGTTAATAAAATCTGTGATTCTAGCCTTATGATAGGCAATACAAAAAATATGAATACAATTGATAGTGACATAATAATGCTTGCTGTTAATGAAACTGAACTTGGATAA
- a CDS encoding helix-turn-helix transcriptional regulator, producing the protein MYDTYDSDSYFFINDIFSLIAQKDKESILCLIYKKHEEEKQSKYFPLQNKKDDLLMWNVLFIREIIKNGSTIHFIHTIYNKYYERIKKLNTLEEMQSLELEMTDKYLDILNNSVEITNNYINNKIIGYLYIHLENSISLKDIANNLNLSVGYMCTSFKKNKSVSIMKYYKILKIQRAKTLLRETDKSVLEISTDLSFSNQGNFSRTFKKITGLSPKDYRNKII; encoded by the coding sequence ATGTATGATACTTATGATTCTGATAGTTATTTTTTTATAAATGATATATTTTCTCTGATTGCTCAAAAAGATAAGGAAAGTATTTTATGTCTTATTTATAAAAAACATGAAGAGGAAAAACAAAGTAAATATTTTCCCTTGCAAAATAAAAAAGATGATCTTTTAATGTGGAATGTCCTTTTTATTAGAGAGATAATAAAAAATGGATCTACAATACACTTTATTCATACTATTTACAATAAATATTATGAAAGAATAAAAAAACTTAATACATTAGAAGAAATGCAGTCTCTTGAACTTGAAATGACTGATAAATATTTAGATATCTTAAATAATTCAGTAGAGATTACTAATAACTATATAAATAATAAAATTATAGGATATCTATATATACACCTTGAAAATTCAATATCACTGAAAGATATAGCAAATAACCTAAATCTTTCAGTTGGATATATGTGTACATCATTTAAGAAAAATAAGAGTGTTTCAATAATGAAATATTATAAAATCTTAAAAATACAAAGAGCTAAAACTCTTCTTCGCGAAACAGATAAAAGTGTTTTAGAAATATCAACTGATTTATCATTTTCAAATCAAGGAAACTTTAGCAGAACTTTTAAAAAAATTACTGGTCTATCCCCAAAAGATTATAGAAATAAAATCATATAA
- the glgB gene encoding 1,4-alpha-glucan branching protein GlgB encodes MCISEINEYLQGHSYKAYKVFGSHIVRQNGKNGIKFTVYAPEAMEVFLIADFNNWQPILMKKILYGIWTLFVEGNFEGSYYKYKIKNKNGHLADKIDPFAFYSELRPGTASRVYNIKGFKWTDKEYMKKRYKNFDMPLSIYEVHLGSWKIKNKEKKTFYTYREMSKILIPYVKEKGFTHIELMPINEYPFDGSWGYQISGFFSATSRYGEPKDLMYFIDKCHKEGIGVIFDFVPGHFVKDYSALYEYDGSHVFESEYDDKSSSEWGTAIFDYTKPHVISFLKSSINFFITYFHFDGVRYDAVSNMVYVDGDINKGINESGVWFLKNLNYEMQMKHPRVMYIAEDSSIYNKVTKPVIYGGLGFDYKWCFGWMHDSFQYFMMPQYEKRNNRNKLMFSMHYFYNENYLLPISHDEVSHYKNSVINKMNGTYEEKFSLLRCFYLYMFTHPGKKLNFMGNEFAQFDEWKEDRELCWNLYNFPKHNIFSEFFKDLQNIYRNEKSLYKADYNKGGFSWIYTDKECVFIYKRDSLDGDAAYVVLNLSNTRYDNLKVIVDDPYEYYEIINTDDKKYDGSGVINHKIYTSKNGEQNYILINIAKMSGSIIKKKQY; translated from the coding sequence ATGTGTATTTCAGAGATAAATGAATATCTTCAAGGACATTCATATAAAGCGTATAAGGTTTTTGGCTCTCATATTGTAAGACAAAATGGGAAAAATGGAATAAAATTTACAGTATATGCTCCAGAGGCTATGGAAGTATTTCTTATAGCTGATTTTAATAACTGGCAGCCTATTTTAATGAAAAAAATCTTATACGGTATATGGACTTTATTTGTAGAGGGAAATTTTGAAGGCTCATATTATAAATATAAAATAAAAAATAAAAATGGACACTTAGCTGACAAAATAGATCCATTTGCATTTTATAGTGAATTAAGACCTGGAACAGCTTCAAGAGTATACAATATAAAAGGATTTAAATGGACAGATAAAGAATATATGAAAAAGCGATATAAGAATTTTGATATGCCGCTTTCTATATATGAAGTGCATCTAGGTTCGTGGAAAATAAAAAATAAAGAAAAAAAGACTTTTTATACGTATAGAGAAATGTCAAAGATACTAATTCCTTATGTAAAGGAAAAAGGTTTTACACATATTGAGCTTATGCCTATAAATGAATATCCGTTTGATGGATCGTGGGGTTATCAGATATCAGGATTTTTTAGTGCAACAAGCAGATATGGAGAGCCTAAGGATTTGATGTATTTCATTGATAAATGTCACAAAGAAGGAATTGGAGTTATATTTGATTTTGTTCCTGGACATTTTGTAAAAGATTATTCAGCTCTTTATGAATATGACGGAAGCCATGTTTTTGAGAGTGAATATGATGATAAGAGTAGTAGTGAATGGGGAACTGCTATTTTTGATTATACAAAACCACATGTAATAAGCTTTTTAAAATCAAGTATTAATTTCTTTATAACATATTTTCATTTTGATGGAGTAAGATATGATGCTGTATCAAATATGGTTTATGTAGATGGAGATATTAATAAAGGTATTAATGAGTCAGGAGTATGGTTTTTAAAAAACTTGAATTATGAGATGCAGATGAAACATCCAAGAGTTATGTATATTGCAGAAGATTCATCTATATATAATAAAGTTACAAAACCTGTAATTTATGGCGGACTAGGGTTTGATTATAAATGGTGTTTTGGTTGGATGCATGATTCGTTTCAATATTTTATGATGCCTCAATATGAAAAAAGAAATAATAGAAATAAGTTAATGTTTTCTATGCATTATTTCTATAATGAGAACTATCTTTTGCCAATATCACATGATGAAGTATCACATTATAAAAATTCAGTTATTAATAAAATGAATGGAACATACGAGGAAAAGTTTTCTTTATTAAGGTGTTTCTATCTTTATATGTTTACGCATCCTGGTAAAAAATTAAATTTTATGGGAAATGAATTTGCACAATTTGATGAGTGGAAAGAAGATAGAGAATTATGCTGGAATTTATATAACTTCCCAAAACATAATATTTTTTCAGAATTTTTTAAAGATTTACAAAATATTTATAGAAATGAAAAAAGCCTATATAAAGCTGATTATAATAAAGGAGGATTTTCATGGATATATACAGATAAAGAGTGTGTTTTTATATATAAAAGAGATAGCCTTGATGGAGATGCAGCATATGTAGTTTTAAATTTATCTAATACTAGATATGACAATCTTAAAGTTATAGTAGATGATCCATATGAATATTATGAAATTATAAATACGGATGATAAAAAGTATGATGGAAGTGGAGTTATAAATCATAAGATTTATACGTCAAAGAATGGAGAACAGAACTATATATTAATTAATATTGCAAAAATGAGCGGAAGTATAATTAAGAAAAAGCAATATTAG